From Nocardioides sp. HDW12B, the proteins below share one genomic window:
- the alaS gene encoding alanine--tRNA ligase — protein sequence METAEIRRRFIAHFEQRGHTPVPSAPLLVDDPNLLFVNAGMVPFKPYFLGQEATPYPRATSVQKCIRTPDIEDVGKTTRHGTFFEMCGNFSFGDYFKEGAIELAWDLVTKPVEDGGFGFEESRLWPSVLAGDDEALHLWMKVTGLPEKRIVKLGPKENYWSMGVPGPGGPCSEILYDRGPEYGPDADWDAMGTAMAPELEDRYLEFWNLVFMQEELSAVRSKEDFDILGPLPRKNIDTGMGLERVAYLLQGKQNMYEIDVMFPVIERAQELSGRRYGADAGDDVRLRVVADHVRSSLMLIGDGVTPGNEGRGYVLRRLMRRAIRSMRLLGVEDRVLPELLPVSRDKMGVTYTELHRDWDRISTVAYAEEDAFRATLRAGTQIFDLAAGEAKKAGSPTLSGERAFALHDTYGFPIDLTLEMASEQGLSVDEDGFRRLMGQQRDRAKADAKAKKAKHGDATAYREVADGLGQRVEFTGYDEVVSEGTVRGIVFGGGAVSTAHAGDEVELVLDRTPFYAEGGGQLADQGVIELGNGARVEVLDVQSPLTGLIVHQVRVLDGEISVGEAAQSLVDVERRRSISRAHTATHMVHKAFREALGDTATQAGSENAPGRFRFDFSATGSVPGSVLADVEARVNDLVLADLPVEAEIMTQKEAVASGAMALFGEKYGDQVRVVSVGDWARELCGGTHTGRSAQLGVVKLLGESSIGSGVRRVEALVGADAYRFLAREHVLVAQLSEALKARPEELPERVSDLVERLRAAEKEIESFRVTQLLAAAGRLASEADAVGEVAFVGHRADGADAGDVRRLALDVRGRLAPDRPGVVAIVGSANGKPSVVVAVNDAARSRGISANALVKAAATALGGRGGGKDDVAQGGGADTSKVEQALADVRAELARA from the coding sequence ATGGAGACCGCCGAGATCCGGCGACGGTTCATCGCGCACTTCGAGCAGCGCGGACACACCCCGGTGCCGTCGGCACCCCTGCTCGTCGACGACCCCAACCTGCTGTTCGTCAACGCCGGGATGGTGCCCTTCAAGCCCTACTTCCTCGGGCAGGAGGCGACGCCGTACCCGCGGGCGACGAGCGTGCAGAAGTGCATCCGCACCCCCGACATCGAGGACGTCGGCAAGACCACGCGCCACGGCACCTTCTTCGAGATGTGCGGCAACTTCTCCTTCGGCGACTACTTCAAGGAAGGCGCCATCGAGCTGGCCTGGGACCTGGTCACCAAGCCCGTGGAGGACGGCGGCTTCGGCTTCGAGGAGAGCCGGTTGTGGCCCTCGGTGCTCGCCGGCGACGACGAGGCGCTGCACCTGTGGATGAAGGTGACCGGCCTGCCCGAGAAGCGGATCGTCAAGCTTGGTCCGAAGGAGAACTACTGGTCCATGGGCGTGCCCGGACCGGGCGGGCCCTGCTCGGAGATCCTCTACGACCGCGGCCCCGAGTACGGCCCCGACGCCGACTGGGACGCGATGGGCACCGCGATGGCGCCCGAGCTCGAGGACCGCTACCTCGAGTTCTGGAACCTCGTCTTCATGCAGGAGGAGCTCAGCGCGGTGCGCTCGAAGGAGGACTTCGACATCCTCGGGCCCCTGCCGCGCAAGAACATCGACACCGGCATGGGCCTGGAGCGGGTCGCCTACCTGCTCCAGGGCAAGCAGAACATGTACGAGATCGACGTCATGTTCCCCGTCATCGAGCGCGCCCAGGAGCTCTCGGGCCGACGCTACGGCGCCGACGCGGGTGACGACGTACGCCTCCGGGTCGTGGCCGACCACGTCCGCAGCAGCCTCATGCTCATCGGCGACGGCGTGACCCCGGGCAACGAGGGCCGCGGCTACGTGCTGCGCCGGCTCATGCGCCGCGCCATCCGCTCCATGCGCCTGCTCGGCGTCGAGGACCGCGTGCTGCCCGAGCTGCTGCCGGTCAGCCGCGACAAGATGGGCGTGACCTACACCGAGCTGCACCGTGACTGGGACCGGATCTCCACGGTCGCCTACGCGGAGGAGGACGCCTTCCGCGCCACCCTGCGTGCGGGCACCCAGATCTTCGACCTGGCCGCGGGCGAGGCGAAGAAGGCAGGCAGCCCGACCCTGAGCGGGGAGCGCGCCTTCGCGCTCCACGACACCTACGGCTTCCCGATCGACCTGACCCTCGAGATGGCCTCCGAGCAGGGGTTGAGCGTCGACGAGGACGGCTTCCGACGCCTCATGGGCCAGCAGCGCGACCGCGCGAAGGCCGACGCGAAGGCGAAGAAGGCCAAGCACGGCGACGCCACGGCCTACCGCGAGGTCGCTGACGGCCTCGGGCAGCGGGTGGAGTTCACCGGCTACGACGAGGTCGTCTCCGAGGGCACGGTGCGCGGCATCGTCTTCGGCGGCGGCGCCGTGAGCACCGCCCACGCGGGCGACGAGGTCGAGCTCGTGCTCGACCGCACCCCCTTCTACGCCGAGGGCGGCGGCCAGCTCGCCGACCAGGGCGTCATCGAGCTCGGCAACGGCGCGCGGGTCGAGGTGCTCGACGTCCAGTCGCCGCTGACGGGCCTGATCGTCCACCAGGTGCGCGTGCTCGACGGCGAGATCTCCGTCGGCGAGGCGGCGCAGTCGCTGGTCGACGTGGAGCGCCGCCGCTCGATCAGCCGCGCCCACACCGCGACCCACATGGTCCACAAGGCGTTCCGCGAGGCGCTGGGCGACACCGCGACCCAGGCCGGCTCGGAGAACGCGCCCGGCCGCTTCCGCTTCGACTTCTCCGCCACCGGCTCGGTGCCGGGCTCGGTGCTCGCCGACGTCGAGGCGCGGGTCAACGACCTGGTGCTCGCCGACCTGCCGGTCGAGGCCGAGATCATGACGCAGAAGGAGGCCGTCGCCTCGGGCGCGATGGCGCTCTTCGGCGAGAAGTACGGCGACCAGGTCCGCGTCGTCTCCGTCGGCGACTGGGCCCGCGAGCTCTGCGGCGGCACCCACACCGGCCGCTCCGCGCAGCTCGGCGTGGTCAAGCTGCTGGGGGAGTCGTCCATCGGCTCCGGCGTCCGCCGCGTCGAGGCGCTCGTCGGCGCGGACGCCTACCGCTTCCTGGCCCGCGAGCACGTGCTCGTGGCCCAGCTCAGCGAGGCGCTGAAGGCGCGCCCCGAGGAGCTGCCCGAGCGGGTCTCCGACCTCGTCGAGCGGCTGCGCGCCGCGGAGAAGGAGATCGAGTCGTTCCGGGTCACCCAGCTGCTCGCTGCGGCCGGCCGGCTGGCGTCCGAGGCCGACGCGGTCGGCGAGGTCGCCTTCGTCGGCCACCGCGCGGACGGCGCCGACGCCGGTGACGTGCGCCGCCTCGCCCTGGACGTCCGGGGCCGGTTGGCGCCCGACCGTCCCGGCGTGGTCGCGATCGTGGGCTCGGCCAACGGCAAGCCGTCGGTCGTGGTGGCGGTCAACGACGCCGCCCGCTCGCGCGGGATCTCGGCGAACGCCCTGGTCAAGGCGGCGGCGACCGCTCTCGGCGGCCGCGGCGGCGGCAAGGACGACGTCGCGCAGGGCGGCGGTGCCGACACCAGCAAGGTTGAGCAGGCCCTCGCGGACGTGCGCGCCGAGCTGGCGCGCGCCTGA
- a CDS encoding DUF6167 family protein: MRRGLWFLAGTAAGVWTSVRARRAAESMTVDGLQDRLQGLAAGARVLRDEVAAGRAEKETDVRARLSLVSDESTEPTGSTSGETPGITTGKVDD, from the coding sequence ATGAGACGCGGGCTCTGGTTCCTGGCCGGGACCGCCGCCGGGGTCTGGACCAGCGTCCGCGCCCGCCGGGCCGCCGAGTCGATGACGGTCGACGGGCTGCAGGACCGGCTGCAGGGGCTCGCGGCCGGGGCGCGGGTGCTGCGCGACGAGGTCGCCGCCGGTCGCGCGGAGAAGGAAACCGATGTGCGGGCCCGGCTGTCGCTGGTGTCTGATGAGTCCACTGAGCCCACTGGTTCAACGTCCGGGGAGACCCCGGGGATCACCACAGGAAAGGTCGACGACTGA
- a CDS encoding replication-associated recombination protein A, which produces MGGPSTSAGAGAPGAGTLAGNQHGSAPLAVRMRPETLEELAGQQQLLAPGSPLRRLVEGDQPMSLLLWGPPGTGKTTIASILSRQTQRGFVEVSAVTAGVKEVRAAIDAARRRLATTGEETVLFVDEVHRFTKAQQDALLPGVENRWVTLVAATTENPFFSVISPLLSRSLLLTLTSLTDDDVRGVIERAVTDPRGLDGRVTLDDEALAHLVRLAGGDARRALTYLEAAAGAAESLGTDHVDVPTAERAVDRAAVRYDRQGDQHYDVTSAFIKSIRGSDADAALHYLARMVEAGEDPRFIARRLVILASEDIGLADPTALTTAVAAAQAVQLIGLPEGRLSLAQAVIALAVAPKSNAVIAAIDAAQADVRAGKVGTVPAHLRDGHYPGSKDLGHGTSYRYAHDGEFGVVEQDYAPDVVADAVYYRPTSLGAEAAVKQRWEKLRRIVRGR; this is translated from the coding sequence GTGGGTGGTCCGAGCACGAGCGCCGGCGCGGGTGCTCCCGGCGCCGGGACGCTCGCGGGCAACCAGCACGGGTCCGCGCCCCTGGCGGTGCGGATGCGGCCCGAGACGCTGGAGGAGCTCGCCGGCCAGCAGCAGCTGCTGGCGCCCGGTTCCCCGCTGCGCCGGCTGGTCGAGGGCGACCAGCCGATGTCGCTGCTGCTGTGGGGCCCGCCCGGCACCGGCAAGACCACCATCGCGAGCATCCTGAGCCGTCAGACCCAGCGCGGCTTCGTCGAGGTCTCCGCCGTCACGGCCGGGGTCAAGGAGGTGCGGGCCGCGATCGACGCCGCCCGCCGACGGCTGGCCACCACGGGCGAGGAGACCGTCCTCTTCGTCGACGAGGTGCACCGCTTCACCAAGGCCCAGCAGGACGCCCTGCTCCCCGGGGTGGAGAACCGCTGGGTGACGCTGGTGGCGGCCACCACCGAGAACCCGTTCTTCAGCGTGATCTCGCCGCTGCTCTCGCGGTCGCTGCTGCTCACCCTGACCTCGCTGACCGACGACGACGTGCGCGGGGTCATCGAGCGGGCCGTCACCGACCCGCGGGGCCTCGACGGCCGGGTCACCCTCGACGACGAGGCGCTGGCCCACCTGGTCCGGCTCGCCGGCGGGGACGCCCGACGCGCCCTGACCTACCTGGAGGCGGCGGCCGGGGCGGCCGAGTCCCTGGGCACCGACCACGTCGACGTACCGACCGCGGAGCGGGCCGTGGACCGGGCAGCCGTGCGCTACGACCGCCAGGGCGACCAGCACTACGACGTCACCAGCGCCTTCATCAAGTCCATCCGCGGGTCGGACGCCGACGCGGCGCTGCACTACCTGGCCCGGATGGTCGAGGCCGGCGAGGACCCGCGGTTCATCGCCCGGCGGCTGGTGATCCTCGCCAGCGAGGACATCGGGCTGGCCGACCCCACCGCCCTGACGACGGCGGTGGCCGCTGCCCAGGCCGTGCAGCTGATCGGGCTCCCCGAGGGCAGGCTGAGCCTGGCCCAGGCGGTGATCGCGCTGGCGGTGGCACCCAAGTCCAACGCCGTCATCGCCGCCATCGACGCGGCGCAGGCCGACGTGCGCGCGGGCAAGGTGGGGACCGTGCCGGCCCACCTGCGCGACGGCCACTACCCGGGCAGCAAGGACCTCGGGCACGGCACGAGCTACCGCTACGCCCACGACGGGGAGTTCGGCGTCGTGGAGCAGGACTACGCCCCCGACGTGGTCGCGGACGCCGTCTACTACCGCCCGACCTCGCTCGGGGCCGAGGCCGCGGTCAAGCAGCGCTGGGAGAAGCTGCGCCGCATCGTGCGCGGCCGCTGA
- a CDS encoding ABC transporter substrate-binding protein translates to MRRPKSLLFAIPLTLALALTACSAESDSSGGDSSSESSSSSEGGESAGTAGGTFSVSSSEPEAFAPTSNCYSSDCSQIINAVFTGLLKVDPETSEPIYTGAESFESEDGQNWTIKLKDGFTFHNGEPVDAESYVRAWNYAANGANATQLGFFFSKVEGYDDLQGENPKAEEMSGLTVVDDLTFEVALSEPFSQFPLTMSYTPAAAPMAQECMDDIKACNEQPIGNGPYQFAEKWNHNQSITLEKYADYSDEETAGLADGMEFKIYADLSTAFRDFQGGNLDIVIPDPSQIPQARAQYADSLLEVDSGSFAYFGFPFYEPDFQKPEIRQALSLAIDRQSIIDNVLQGRFIPATDVISPFVPGSRDDACEFCVYDPDQAKELWDGAGGVEGNEISIWFNNDGGHEQWVKAMAQGWQQDLGVDFTFKSQPFTPYLKALGTQSEVDGPYRLGWLPDYPSPQNYLDPLYGEGSSNYGKWGEGDSAADQQEFLDLVNEGDAAATVEEGIPSYQAAADVVLDNMVVIPLWFGQTFYVMSENVENVKYSPTDQLLLDEISVTS, encoded by the coding sequence ATGAGGCGACCAAAGAGTTTGCTCTTTGCGATTCCGCTCACCCTTGCCCTGGCCCTGACGGCGTGCAGCGCCGAGTCCGACTCGTCGGGCGGTGACAGCAGCTCGGAGAGCTCGAGCAGCTCCGAGGGCGGCGAGTCCGCCGGCACCGCCGGCGGCACGTTCAGCGTGTCCAGCAGCGAGCCCGAGGCGTTCGCGCCGACGAGCAACTGCTACTCCTCCGACTGCTCCCAGATCATCAACGCGGTCTTCACCGGCCTGCTGAAGGTGGACCCGGAGACCTCGGAGCCCATCTACACCGGTGCGGAGTCGTTCGAGTCCGAGGACGGCCAGAACTGGACCATCAAGCTGAAGGACGGCTTCACCTTCCACAACGGTGAGCCGGTCGACGCCGAGTCCTACGTCCGCGCGTGGAACTACGCCGCGAACGGCGCCAACGCCACCCAGCTCGGCTTCTTCTTCTCCAAGGTCGAGGGCTACGACGACCTCCAGGGCGAGAACCCCAAGGCCGAGGAGATGTCGGGCCTCACGGTCGTCGACGACCTGACCTTCGAGGTCGCGCTCAGCGAGCCGTTCTCGCAGTTCCCCCTCACCATGAGCTACACCCCGGCCGCCGCGCCGATGGCTCAGGAGTGCATGGACGACATCAAGGCCTGCAACGAGCAGCCCATCGGCAACGGTCCCTACCAGTTCGCCGAGAAGTGGAACCACAACCAGTCCATCACGCTGGAGAAGTACGCCGACTACTCGGACGAGGAGACCGCCGGTCTCGCCGACGGCATGGAGTTCAAGATCTACGCCGACCTGAGCACGGCCTTCCGTGACTTCCAGGGTGGCAACCTCGACATCGTCATCCCCGACCCGTCGCAGATCCCCCAGGCCCGCGCGCAGTACGCCGACAGCCTCCTCGAGGTCGACAGCGGCTCGTTCGCCTACTTCGGCTTCCCGTTCTACGAGCCGGACTTCCAGAAGCCCGAGATCCGTCAGGCCCTGTCGCTGGCCATCGACCGCCAGTCGATCATCGACAACGTCCTGCAGGGTCGCTTCATCCCCGCGACCGACGTCATCTCGCCCTTCGTCCCGGGCTCGCGCGACGACGCCTGCGAGTTCTGCGTCTACGACCCCGACCAGGCCAAGGAGCTGTGGGACGGCGCCGGCGGCGTCGAGGGCAACGAGATCTCGATCTGGTTCAACAACGACGGTGGCCACGAGCAGTGGGTCAAGGCCATGGCTCAGGGCTGGCAGCAGGACCTCGGCGTCGACTTCACCTTCAAGTCGCAGCCGTTCACGCCGTACCTCAAGGCGCTGGGCACCCAGTCCGAGGTCGACGGTCCCTACCGTCTCGGCTGGCTGCCGGACTACCCGTCCCCGCAGAACTACCTCGACCCGCTGTACGGCGAGGGTTCGTCGAACTACGGCAAGTGGGGCGAGGGCGACTCCGCCGCGGACCAGCAGGAGTTCCTGGACCTGGTCAACGAGGGTGACGCCGCCGCCACGGTCGAGGAGGGCATCCCGTCCTACCAGGCCGCTGCCGACGTCGTGCTCGACAACATGGTCGTCATCCCGCTGTGGTTCGGCCAGACGTTCTACGTGATGAGCGAGAACGTCGAGAACGTCAAGTACAGCCCGACCGACCAGCTGCTGCTCGACGAGATCAGCGTCACCAGCTGA
- a CDS encoding ABC transporter permease, producing the protein MGRYTARRLLQFIPVILGTLFLLHYLQTLSFQINGNPIRALFGDRQPPQETIDNITRAYGLDDPCLEQPGNPCLGMFVDRLKNLATGNFGQDFNGRDVLTLIVEALPFTLKMTFLAVVFEAVIGIVAGVLAGLRKDKLTDNVVRISTTLVISVPIFVLGVLVQIFLGLYFGNWLKTREVPDALKATFSVAYQEDYPWASLVIPAFVLGALSLGFIARLTRTSLIESLRSDYVRTARAKGLKQSRVVGVHALRNSLIPVVTFIGIDIGALMGGALITEGIFNIPGIGGLTFRSIRNGETPVILAVVTLLTLVFLVASLLVDLLYAVLDPRIRYE; encoded by the coding sequence ATGGGCCGCTACACCGCGCGTCGTCTGCTGCAGTTCATCCCGGTCATCCTCGGCACCCTGTTCCTGCTGCACTACCTGCAGACGCTCTCGTTCCAGATCAACGGCAACCCCATCCGCGCGCTCTTCGGTGACCGGCAGCCGCCGCAGGAGACCATCGACAACATCACGCGCGCCTACGGCCTCGACGACCCGTGCCTCGAGCAGCCGGGCAACCCGTGCCTCGGCATGTTCGTCGACCGGCTCAAGAACTTGGCCACCGGCAACTTCGGCCAGGACTTCAACGGTCGCGACGTCCTCACGCTGATCGTCGAGGCCCTCCCCTTCACGTTGAAGATGACCTTCCTCGCGGTCGTCTTCGAGGCCGTCATCGGCATCGTCGCCGGCGTCCTGGCCGGCCTCCGCAAGGACAAGCTCACCGACAATGTCGTGCGCATCTCGACCACGCTGGTCATCTCGGTGCCGATCTTCGTGCTCGGTGTCCTCGTGCAGATCTTCCTCGGCCTCTACTTCGGCAACTGGCTGAAGACGCGCGAGGTGCCCGACGCGCTGAAGGCGACCTTCTCGGTGGCCTACCAGGAGGACTACCCCTGGGCCAGCCTGGTGATCCCGGCCTTCGTGCTCGGTGCCCTCTCGCTGGGCTTCATCGCACGACTCACCCGCACCAGCCTCATCGAGAGCCTGCGCTCGGACTACGTCCGCACCGCGCGCGCCAAGGGCCTGAAGCAGAGCCGCGTCGTCGGCGTCCACGCGCTGCGCAACTCGCTGATCCCGGTCGTGACCTTCATCGGCATCGACATCGGCGCCCTCATGGGCGGTGCGCTCATCACCGAGGGCATCTTCAACATCCCCGGCATCGGCGGACTCACCTTCCGCTCGATCCGCAACGGCGAGACCCCGGTCATCCTGGCGGTCGTGACGCTCCTGACGCTGGTCTTCCTCGTCGCGTCGCTCCTCGTCGACCTGCTCTACGCCGTCCTCGACCCAAGGATCCGTTATGAGTGA
- a CDS encoding ABC transporter permease, whose protein sequence is MSDFSQPMPGHQPAIEGEATRGGNEPPSGKKRKSGGKSLWADARSDLLRSPMFVTALLILLVVLSWAVVPGVWATQGRTECDIGESNLPPTWWPFSLPPGITEDRLVDGHLFGTTTLGCDMYSEIIYGARPSIIVAVTVTLFTVLIGTTLGILSGYFGGWTDTIISRITDIVLGLPFLLGALVFLALLKSQGIIPLTIVLVALGWTSMSRIVRGSVLSLRDQDFVDAARAMGASNSRIILRHILPNSLGPVIVLATLYVGSFVAAEATLTFLGVGLPQGETLSWGITIQEGQNLATAGFSHLLVFPCIALILTVLSFILMGDKLRDALDPKGR, encoded by the coding sequence ATGAGTGACTTCTCGCAGCCGATGCCCGGTCACCAGCCCGCGATCGAGGGCGAGGCGACCCGTGGCGGGAACGAGCCCCCCTCCGGCAAGAAGCGCAAGTCCGGCGGCAAGAGCCTCTGGGCCGACGCTCGCAGCGACCTCCTGCGCAGCCCGATGTTCGTCACCGCCCTGCTCATCCTGCTGGTGGTGCTCTCCTGGGCGGTCGTGCCCGGCGTCTGGGCCACCCAGGGCCGCACCGAGTGCGACATCGGCGAGTCGAACCTGCCTCCGACCTGGTGGCCGTTCAGCCTGCCGCCGGGCATCACCGAGGACCGTCTCGTCGACGGTCACCTCTTCGGCACCACGACGCTCGGGTGCGACATGTACTCCGAGATCATCTACGGCGCCCGCCCCTCGATCATCGTGGCGGTGACGGTCACCCTCTTCACGGTGCTCATCGGCACCACGCTGGGCATCCTCTCCGGCTACTTCGGCGGCTGGACCGACACGATCATCTCGCGCATCACCGACATCGTGCTGGGCCTGCCGTTCCTGCTGGGCGCGCTGGTCTTCCTGGCGCTGCTGAAGTCGCAGGGCATCATCCCGCTCACGATCGTGCTGGTGGCGCTGGGGTGGACCTCGATGAGCCGCATCGTGCGCGGCAGCGTGCTGTCACTGCGCGACCAGGACTTCGTCGACGCCGCCCGCGCCATGGGCGCCAGCAACAGCCGGATCATCCTGCGCCACATCCTGCCCAACTCGTTGGGACCGGTCATCGTGCTCGCCACGCTCTACGTCGGCTCCTTCGTGGCCGCCGAGGCGACCCTGACCTTCTTGGGCGTGGGACTGCCCCAGGGCGAGACGCTGTCGTGGGGCATCACGATCCAGGAGGGCCAGAACCTCGCGACGGCCGGCTTCAGCCACCTGCTGGTCTTCCCCTGCATCGCCCTGATCCTGACCGTGCTCAGCTTCATCCTCATGGGTGACAAGCTGCGCGACGCCCTCGACCCGAAGGGACGATGA
- a CDS encoding ABC transporter ATP-binding protein, whose protein sequence is MASETLSTDGTSSGSSSSRVAKGELRNVSFDPSAPLLQVKDLQVEFHTREGVAHAVNGVNFTVEAGRTLGILGESGCGKSVTAQAIMGILDMPPARIAGGEVLLQGVDLLKLPEDTRRRVRSDRVGMVFQDALSALNPVFTVGWQLAELFRVHRGFSRKQAKAEAVRLLDLVGIPDAKRRVADYPHQFSGGMRQRVMIAMALALDPDVLIADEPTTALDVTVQAQIMKLLTDLQSERNMGLILITHDMGVVADVADDICVMYAGRVVERAGVLDIYARPAHPYAKALLESIPRVDMKGQALASIKGLPPSLVDLPTGCSFRPRCGFAKDRCASEEPPLYDVDGTRQSACHYYEEVLSS, encoded by the coding sequence ATGGCCTCCGAGACCCTCTCGACCGACGGCACCAGCTCGGGCTCCTCCTCGTCGCGCGTGGCCAAGGGAGAGCTGCGCAACGTCTCGTTCGACCCGTCCGCTCCCCTGCTCCAGGTCAAGGACCTGCAGGTCGAGTTCCACACCCGTGAGGGCGTCGCGCACGCCGTCAACGGGGTGAACTTCACCGTCGAGGCCGGTCGCACGCTCGGCATCCTCGGGGAGTCCGGCTGCGGCAAGTCGGTGACCGCGCAGGCGATCATGGGCATCCTCGACATGCCTCCGGCCCGCATCGCCGGTGGCGAGGTCCTGCTCCAGGGCGTCGACCTGCTGAAGCTGCCCGAGGACACCCGACGCCGGGTGCGCTCGGACCGCGTCGGCATGGTGTTCCAGGACGCGCTCAGCGCCCTCAACCCGGTCTTCACCGTCGGCTGGCAGTTGGCGGAGCTGTTCCGGGTGCACCGCGGCTTCTCGCGCAAGCAGGCGAAGGCCGAGGCGGTCCGGCTGCTCGACCTGGTCGGCATCCCGGACGCCAAGCGGCGCGTGGCCGACTACCCCCACCAGTTCTCCGGCGGCATGCGCCAGCGCGTGATGATCGCGATGGCGCTGGCGCTCGACCCCGACGTGCTGATCGCCGACGAGCCGACCACGGCCCTCGACGTGACGGTGCAGGCGCAGATCATGAAGCTGCTGACCGACCTGCAGTCGGAGCGCAACATGGGGCTGATCCTCATCACCCACGACATGGGCGTGGTGGCCGACGTCGCCGACGACATCTGCGTGATGTACGCCGGTCGCGTCGTCGAGCGGGCCGGTGTCCTCGACATCTACGCCCGGCCGGCGCACCCCTACGCGAAGGCGTTGCTCGAGTCCATCCCCCGCGTGGACATGAAGGGTCAGGCGCTGGCGTCGATCAAGGGGCTCCCGCCCAGCCTGGTCGACCTTCCGACGGGGTGCAGCTTCCGACCTCGCTGCGGGTTCGCCAAGGACCGCTGCGCCAGCGAGGAGCCGCCGCTGTACGACGTCGACGGCACCCGGCAGAGCGCGTGCCACTACTACGAGGAGGTGCTCTCGTCATGA